In the Haloarcula salinisoli genome, GTAGAGGGCCTGGGCTACGGCCGCTGGATGTGGCGCTGGCAACGGCGGGCGCTCTCTGAGTACGACACCATCCGCTGGGACAACCGCGGCACCGGCGACTCCGGGACGCCTGAGGGTCCCTACACCATCGGCCAGATGGCGGAGGACCTCGCAGCCGTCATGGACGACGCCGGCGTCGAATCCGCCCACGTCGTCGGAGCCAGCATGGGCGGGATGATAGCCCAGCAGTTCACAGTAGACTACGGGCGGGCGGACTCACTGACGCTGCTGTGTACGACGCCGGGCGGCCCGGAGGCCGTCCCGACGCCAGCGGAGACACAGGAGCGTATTTTCGACGTCCCCGAGGCGTACGACGAACGCGAGCGGCGGCGCTACAAGATGGCCCCCGCGATGACCGAGTCGTTCATGCGGGACAACGACGACCTCATCGAGCGAATCATCGACTGGCGAATCGAGAGCGACGCGAGCGACCGGGCGCTTTCCTGGCAGGCCAGGGCTGTCGAGAGCTTCGACCTCCACGACCGCCTCGGCGAGATAGGCGTGCCGGCGCTCGTGGTTCACGGGACGGCAGACCGGGTCGTCCCGGTCCAGAACGGCCGCTTGCTCGCCGACGGGCTGGGAGACGTCGAGTACCACGAACTCGACGGCGCGCCCCACCTCTGCTTCATCGAACGCGCAGACGCGGTCAACGATGCGCTCCGGGGGTTCCTCGCCGATGTCTGAGTTTACCGACGGCCCCCAGGCCTGGGTCGGCGCCTGGAGCGAGAAGCGAGCAGCACTGACGCCGGACCGGGTGGGACTGGTCGACGCGACCACCGGCCAGCGGTACACGTACGCGGCGCTGGACCGCCGAGCGAACCGGGCGAGTCGCCTCCTCCGGAGCCACGGTGTGGAGCGCGGCGACCGGGTCGCCGTGGTCTCGCGCAACCGTCCGGAAGTGGTCGACCTGTTCCTGGCGACGGCCAAGACGGGGAGCGTCCTCGCACCGCTCTCGCACCGTCTCGCACCGCCCGAACTCGCCGAGCTCCTCGGCCGGGTCGACCCGACCCTCATGGTCGTCGAGACGCCGTTTCTGGAGGAGACACGAGCGGCGCTGGCCGACGTGGAGACCGCGCCGACAGTCATGGCCGTCGAGACCGACGGCGACGAGACCGTCATCGCCGATGCCCCCACGTACACCGATGAACTGCCCGACTACGACGGTGCCGTCGAGACACCGACGCTCGCACCCGACGACACGCATCTGCTCTTGCACACGGGCGGCTCCACCGGGACGCCCAAAGAGACGGTTCTCAGCCACCGGACGCTCGTCTGGAACTCGCTGAACACCATCGCCTCGTGGGGGCTCCGTGACGACGACGTGACGCCGCTGACCTTCCCGATGTTCCACACCGGCGGCTGGAACGTCGTCACCCTCCCCGTCTGGCACATGGGCGGCACCGTCGTGCTGGCCCGTGAGTTCGACCCCGGGCAGTTACTCGCGACTGTCGAACGTGCGGGTGCGACGGTGCTGGTCGCGGTCCCCGCAGTCTTGCGGATGCTCACCGACCACGACGACTGGGACGAAACCACGCTCTCGACGCTGCGAGTCGTCAAGTCCGGCGGTGGCCCCTGCCGCCAGTCCGTCATGGAGTCGTGGTGGGCTCGCGGCATCGACCTCACGCAGGGGTACGGGCTCACGGAGTGTGGCCCGAACAACTTCGCGATGCCCGACGGCTGGCCACGCGAGAAAGCCGAGACGGTGGGCAAGCCCGCGATGCACGTCGACGCCCGCGTCGTGGACGGCGGCGACCCTGTCGAACCGGGCGCCGTGGGCGAACTCCAGTTGCGTTCGCCACACGCCGCGTCGAGATATCTCGCGAACGACGCCGAGAGCGAATCGACCTTCGGGGGCGGCTGGGTGTCTACGGGCGACCTCGCGAGCGTCGACGCCGAGGGCTACTACCGAATCGAGGGCCGCAAGAAGGATATGTTCGTCAGCGGGGGCGAGAACGTCTACCCGAGCGAGGTCGAGTCGGTGCTCTCGGCCCACGAGGGCATCCACGAGGTCGTGGTCGTCCCCGTCGTCGACGACCAGTGGGGTGAGGTCGGCAGGGCCGTCGTCGAGGGCGACGAGTCGTTGACGCTCGCCGATATCGAGACGTTCTGTGAGGGCAAGCTCGCGCGGTACAAGATTCCGAACGACGTCGCGTTCGTCGACGAGATGCCCACCGCAGGGCCGGAGAAAATCGACCGGCAGGCCGTCGCCGAGCGGTTCGGCGAGGGCTAATCCAGCGACCGGGTAAACAGCGCGACGTCGCTATCGGCCAGTTCGAGCGGCTCGTCGGCCCCGTCGACGTCGAGGCCGGGCGAGGAGAGGGCGAGCTCCCAGCCGTCGTCGGTCACGTCTGTGAGTTCGGTCGGTCGGACGGTCTCGGCGACCCCCTCCATGTTGGCGACGAACAGCAGTGCCTCGCTGTCGTCGGGGGCCCGCCGGTGGCCGTAGTAGATGACCGTGCCGTCCGTCGGATAGACGTAGTCGAGGGTATCGTCCTCCCCCAGGTCGCCCACCACCCAGTCGTGGTCGTGGCGAAACTGCCGGACAGCGAGGTCGAAGGCGGTGCGCTCGTCGTCCTGCTGGCCGTGCCAGTGAGCGAGGTTCGCGAACTCGCCCACGTCGCGCATCCAGTCCCGGCCGAGCTGCTCGAGCTCGGTGACGGTGAGTTCGTCACCGATGGGTGTCCCCATGGTGTTCAGCAACGTCGCAATCTCGTCCTTCTCGTAGTCGGTCATCTCGACGGCCCGGGCCAGGAGACCGAGGAACTCGCTCAGCTCCTCGCGGCTCCCGAAGCCCCACTCTTTGAGTCGCTGGAAGTGCTCGTCGTCGTCGAAATCCTCCGGTCGAATCTGCCAGGCCGGGAAGTGCTCCTCCTCGGCGAGCACTTTCAGATTCCAGACCGCGTCGGTGTCACGCATGAAGCCCCACGGCGCACGCATGTTGGCGTGGGTGAAGTCCATGGGACAGCCCGGCAGGAACCCGTGAAAGAGGACGGTCGAGGCCGGGTTGTTGTACGCGCGGTCGAGCTTCTCCGGCTCGCTAACACCGAGATAGCGGTTTATCTGGGGCTGGCTGAAGGGCGGCTCCGGTTCGAGCTGGGTGCCCCGCCGGATGGTGTCGTGGTTGGCGACGCCCGAAATCCAGTTTTCGCCCATGTCGGCGACCTCCCGGACTCGCCACCACTTGGTCGCCCAGAACGTCTGGAGGGCGGGCGTGTTGTGGGCGAAGGTGACCGGTCCCCACTGGTAGGCGTGGGGGTGCTGGTCGATGAGCGTCCGGTAGGTGGAGGCCAGTTCCCAGTCAGACCGTGGCCAGGGACGGCCGTCCTCGAAAATCATCCACGGGCGGTACTCGACCCCGGCGACCTCCTGGGTGACGCGGTCCATCTCCGCCAGATACTCGTCGTCGTGCCACTCTTCCTCCGTTTCGGGGTCCCAGTTGGTGAAGTCCTGGGCGCCGTCGACACGGATGCCGTCGGCACCGAAGTCCATCTTCCGACGCTGGAGTTCCAGTAGCCCCGCCCGGACGACCGGCTGGGTGTAGTCCAGCTCCTGGCCGTACATTCCGGGGCCGGCGAGCCACTCGTCGTTCAGCAGCGGCAGGGCGCCGTTGTCGGCGTGGCCCAGCGCGATGTCGAAGACGACTTTCATCGGCTCGGGCAGTGTGTGCATGGTCGCGATGAAATCCACCAGTTCGTCCGGCCGCCTCGTCTCCAGGATAGCCGGATTCACGGTCCCGAACCCCGAGATGACGATGTCGTACCCCCAGTTGACCATGTCGGGGCGGCGGACCGTCGCCAGGAGGCTGTCCGCGCTCTCCGTCTGGGGAAGCCAGTAGCCCAGTTCGTCCTCGTTCTGGGTGATGGGGGCCAGCGGCATCAGCTGGACCGCGTCGTAGCCGACGAAGTTCCGCTCGGCGGGGGTCAGCGACTCGCCGGCGGCCTGCTTCTCACCGATGGCCTCGAACTGCCGCGTGAGTCCCGCCAGGGTCCCCGACTCGGTCGCGGTACCGGGGTGAATCTCCAGCATGCTCGTCGCCGGCTCGAACCGGGGGAGCCCGTCGTCCTCGCTCGCGAGCGGCTCGATGCCATCCTGTTCGAGCCGCTGGAAGTAGTCGCGGTCGTCACGTTCCTCGTCCAGCCGGGCCATGTCGTATAGCTCCGGTGGGCCGTACGCGCCGAAGGGCAGCGAGTCCGCGAAGGGGTCCGTAATCGTCTCGTACTCGCCGCCGACCTCGTAGCTGAGCCGATACAGGGTCCCCAGCCGGTCACGGGTCCCCGGCCGGATTCCCTCGACAGCGGCCCACGTGAACTCGCCCTCGCGGCGCGTCTCGACGAA is a window encoding:
- a CDS encoding alpha/beta fold hydrolase; this encodes MPTATNDGVRLSYDRDGPPEAETVVFVEGLGYGRWMWRWQRRALSEYDTIRWDNRGTGDSGTPEGPYTIGQMAEDLAAVMDDAGVESAHVVGASMGGMIAQQFTVDYGRADSLTLLCTTPGGPEAVPTPAETQERIFDVPEAYDERERRRYKMAPAMTESFMRDNDDLIERIIDWRIESDASDRALSWQARAVESFDLHDRLGEIGVPALVVHGTADRVVPVQNGRLLADGLGDVEYHELDGAPHLCFIERADAVNDALRGFLADV
- a CDS encoding AMP-binding protein → MSEFTDGPQAWVGAWSEKRAALTPDRVGLVDATTGQRYTYAALDRRANRASRLLRSHGVERGDRVAVVSRNRPEVVDLFLATAKTGSVLAPLSHRLAPPELAELLGRVDPTLMVVETPFLEETRAALADVETAPTVMAVETDGDETVIADAPTYTDELPDYDGAVETPTLAPDDTHLLLHTGGSTGTPKETVLSHRTLVWNSLNTIASWGLRDDDVTPLTFPMFHTGGWNVVTLPVWHMGGTVVLAREFDPGQLLATVERAGATVLVAVPAVLRMLTDHDDWDETTLSTLRVVKSGGGPCRQSVMESWWARGIDLTQGYGLTECGPNNFAMPDGWPREKAETVGKPAMHVDARVVDGGDPVEPGAVGELQLRSPHAASRYLANDAESESTFGGGWVSTGDLASVDAEGYYRIEGRKKDMFVSGGENVYPSEVESVLSAHEGIHEVVVVPVVDDQWGEVGRAVVEGDESLTLADIETFCEGKLARYKIPNDVAFVDEMPTAGPEKIDRQAVAERFGEG
- the gghA gene encoding glucosylglycerol hydrolase; the encoded protein is MPSYRTLSDATAALVDRQREVFDAHADRFEAAKVVTTRLGAHWRDGHAEFGFWTPQLVDEVPESAVSLELLTPTEDVDLTADEETVEFDRAFVETRREGEFTWAAVEGIRPGTRDRLGTLYRLSYEVGGEYETITDPFADSLPFGAYGPPELYDMARLDEERDDRDYFQRLEQDGIEPLASEDDGLPRFEPATSMLEIHPGTATESGTLAGLTRQFEAIGEKQAAGESLTPAERNFVGYDAVQLMPLAPITQNEDELGYWLPQTESADSLLATVRRPDMVNWGYDIVISGFGTVNPAILETRRPDELVDFIATMHTLPEPMKVVFDIALGHADNGALPLLNDEWLAGPGMYGQELDYTQPVVRAGLLELQRRKMDFGADGIRVDGAQDFTNWDPETEEEWHDDEYLAEMDRVTQEVAGVEYRPWMIFEDGRPWPRSDWELASTYRTLIDQHPHAYQWGPVTFAHNTPALQTFWATKWWRVREVADMGENWISGVANHDTIRRGTQLEPEPPFSQPQINRYLGVSEPEKLDRAYNNPASTVLFHGFLPGCPMDFTHANMRAPWGFMRDTDAVWNLKVLAEEEHFPAWQIRPEDFDDDEHFQRLKEWGFGSREELSEFLGLLARAVEMTDYEKDEIATLLNTMGTPIGDELTVTELEQLGRDWMRDVGEFANLAHWHGQQDDERTAFDLAVRQFRHDHDWVVGDLGEDDTLDYVYPTDGTVIYYGHRRAPDDSEALLFVANMEGVAETVRPTELTDVTDDGWELALSSPGLDVDGADEPLELADSDVALFTRSLD